Genomic window (Euleptes europaea isolate rEulEur1 chromosome 8, rEulEur1.hap1, whole genome shotgun sequence):
ACCACCCCGGCAATGAAGTGCTGGGTGCAGATactcaggattgcagccactgcaaaaagagagagaactcaGCCAGCCTGGAGGTTTCCACTGGGGAACGGCCCCGGGCAGGCTGGTGAGACTCGGAGGGAGCGGTACTTGAAGATTCGAGAGGGGCAGcctctcttagaatcatagagttggaaggggccataaaggccatcaagtccaaccccctgctcaatgcaggatcagcctaaagcatccctgacgagtgtttgtccagcctctgtttaaaggctgccagtgagggggagctcacccacctccctcgGTAGCCGATTCCagtgttgaacaactcttactgtaatttttccCCCCTTAATACCCagatggtacctttccgccctcaatttaaacccatcattgtgagtcctgtcctctgctgccaaaaagaacagctccctgccctctgacagcccttcaaattcttaGAGAGCAAACCTTGCCCCCCACCCTCAACCTCCTCGTTtccagaccaaacattcccagctcccccagcctttcctcgcagggctgggtctccaggcccctgatcatcctcatcactctcctctgcacacgctccattctgtccacatctcttttgaagtgaggcctccagaactgcacacaatactccaggtgcggcctgaccaatgctgtctgcagcaggactatgacatcttgcgatttggatgttatgcctctgttgatgcaccccaagatcacattcgCTGTTTCTGCTGCTCCATCAGTCAATGTACACACAACAAAGATGTATATACTATCACATatgactccactgaggaaccgctctagccgTCAGGAAGCTCTTCCTAGAcggctagagcggttcctcagtggagtcatATGTGATAGTATATACATCTTTGTTGTGTGTACATTGACTGATGGAGCAGCAGAAACAGCGAATGTGATCCTAGGCGAGGCCTCCCAGTGGCACAAGGCGTCCCCCTCCGGTCAAGATGCCCAGAAGGACGGGCTCCAGCCTCTCGAACCGTCACGTGGAAGAGGGGCCAGAAAAGCTGCCCCCTGCTCAGCTCCCGTCTTCCCCTGGGGCCGGCTGGGCCAAGCTCACCTTCGAACACAGAGGCTTTGTCTTTGTAGAGGGCCGTCAGGAGTGTCTGGAAGAGCAGCCCGCAGATACGGAGCACCAGCAGGACCTTCAGCAGAGCCAACGGGCGCCTGGCGAGCACAAGCCACACATAGAGAGGTCATCAGGCAGGGCAACAAAGGTCCGGGAACGTCTCGGCCTGCTTTGCCTGCTGCAGGAACTTCTGGACCTCTCCTGGTTGCTCACTAAGCAAATCACCAAGGGCATGCCGGGGTATCTTTTACCACCTTGGGCTGCCTTGGCTTGCCTTTTCAATCTAGAGAGCTAGCgtttccttttctgttttatttccttAGAAACTATACCTGGGGCAGGGTTACCAGTCTCCAGGTTGtgtctggagatttcccgctattacaactgatctccagccgatagagatcagttcccctggagaaaatggccgcttgggcaattggactctatggcactgaagtccctcccctctccaaaccctgccctccgcaggatccacccccaaaatcaaatATGCTttggtttttagatttctggttggttccagatatTTACAAttcaaatcctattgcactgtctAAAAGGTTGACTATAaatggggttgccatcctccaggtggtggctggagatctcctgctattacaactgatctccaggcaacagagattggttcccctggagaaaacggacactttggaaggtggactctatggcattgaagtccctcccctctccaaaccccaccctcctcaggctccacccccaaaacctccaggtatttcccaacccggagctggcaaccctactctagggcCCTCATACCTTCGTGAACGCCCTCTGGTTACGTCCCCCTAAGGAGCCTATGTTCCAGTACACAAAAACcacctcctggtggtccctggctcaaAGTCAGTCCACCTATCCTCAACCAGGGCTAGAGCCTTCTCAGccgtggcccctgcctggtggaacactctgtCCATGGAGACCAGGGCTCTGGGGGAATCTCTcccaattctgcagggcctcTAAGGCAGAGTTgttggttgagggcagcgacggttGGGTTCCATCTCTATTTATAAACTGGGACTGGCTGGCTATGGGTGCCGTCACTGCAAGTACAGCCTCTTTTGCCttctttggagagccagtgtgatgttgtggttaagagcggtggtttggagcagtggactctaatctggataactgagtttgattctccactcctccacagtggactctaatctggtgaactggatttgtttccccactcctacacgtgaagcctgctgggtgacctggggctagtcacactctctcagccccacccacctcacagagtgtctgttgggaggggaagggaaggagttcgtaatccggtttgattctcccttatgtggtagagaaagtcagcatacaaaaaccaactcttcttcttccctccagcCCTTCTCCTTACTATGATGGATGGTTGCTGGCTGCCAGATTCCTGGCTTTACAgagttttaaattgtatttcattGCATTTATTTACAGTGTATTTAAATTGttcttatttaatttttattgtaaactgcAAGGTACTTTATTAATTGTTGGtagccgctctgagccccacTTTGCAAtcggagggcaggatataaactgaaataatttatttttaaatccctTGTAAGCAGAGGTTTTCCTAACCTTGTGTGTGTTGGAATATATTGGAATAGTATGCATATTTAATTAAATAAACCCCTTTACTTAAAGGGAGTGCATGAGACTGCACTGAAACCTTACCTACGAGCTGCTTGAGCAGGATAGTGCGGTTCCCTTGCTTAGGGCCCTCATCACACGTTATGCAACCCTCACTCTTTGTAACTGCATGACGGCTCTAGGGCCTACCTCTGGCTGCCTAGTTTTAAgaccagtggggtgtagtggttaaagtactggaccgggatctgggagacccaggttcaaatccccaccctgccatggaagtttgctgggtgacctcaggccagtaacacactctcagcatGATCTgcagcacagggttgttgttgtgagggtaaaatggaggagaggagactgatgtaaaGCCACCTTGGgtgcccattgggaagaaaggtgcagtataaacaaagtaaaaccTCCCCAAAGAAATAATGAGTAATGAAACATAGCCAACTCGTGTTTACCTGCAACTGAATGTTATCTGCAAAGGGGTTACCAAGTCAGTCCATTacatcaaaataaaacagaagtccagaggCACCCGAATGTTGAAGTAAcggttgttagtctttaagaggcCACTGGACTTTGGCTTTATTTAACTGCATGCTAGCCAGTTGACGCCACTAGTTTAACTACTCTCTAATTACCAGTGGTTTATATGGTTATTAAAGAcaccagggggtggggtgggctatGCCTGCCAGAGGTCTTACTTTTGAGACTCAAAACATCATTTTCCGTATATCATGATGTTTTGAGACTCAGCTGAAGGATGTCCGGAAATTTCAATTTGCTCaaaatgcaaacttttaaaatCCTAAATGGCTTTGGACCACAGTACCCAAAGAACCATCTCCACCTCATGCACCTGCCTGGAATTTGAGGTCCTTGGGAAACACCTTCCTTTCCAAAGCTTCATGCTCTGATGGCAGCCCCTGAAATTGACCTATGGAGTCCAGCGGCAGCTCATCTGGCTCCATCCCTTCTGGACAAGAAGACCATGCTCCAGCTATGTAGTTTCTACACCATTTCACATGTCATGTTTAAACACTTATGCTTTGTTCcaggtttgtttcagctctgtttcagatttctgctcctTTTCAGATTCCCGTAGTAGTCCAATCTCTATTGcactgttcattggatgtcctctCCTGCTGACCTTATTTGGCTTACGCTATGTAATCTGCCTGGAATCTCAGTAAGAATGTGAATGATAAATAACATAAATGCAAAAGGCTGGAGGTCTGGGCATCGTCTTTCACTGCCAATGGACCAGAAGCTCCAGCCAGAACCCTTCAGTGACCTGTTACCTCTGCCTTGATATCAGATGGCCTCCCAATGAGGAACCAGCGATGGAGAAGACCAAGGCCACAACCCCATTCCAGAAGCCGAGCTTCTGAGCAGAGAAGTCACGGTccaaaaggaagagggggaacaTGGAAGTGGCCCCTTGTTCACCTGCAAGGAGAAAGGAGAATCAGCCCCTGGCAAGGTCTGCTGTCCACACGGGAACTCGATTGGCTGCACCAACAGAATCGGAGTCCTTCAGATAGAGAGCTGGTATGGTGGAGTGGACtgagtttagcctggagaggagaagacggagaggggatatgataaccactttcaagtacttgaagggctgtcacatagaggagggtgccgagttgttttctgttgccccagaaggtcggaccagaaccaatgggttgaaatttaatcaaaagagtttctgtctagacattaggaagaattttctaacagtcagagcggttcctcattggaacagacttccttgagaggtggtaagcgctccttccctggaggtttttaaacagaggttagatggccatctgtcagcaatgctgattctatgcccttaggcagacgatgagagggagggcatcttggccatcttctgggcatggagccagggtcactgggggtgtgtggggggagagttgtgaatttcctgcattgtgcaggtagttggactaaatgaccctggtggtcccttccaattccatggttctatgattctatgagtgtcagacctaggttcgaatccctactctgccttgGGCGAACTTGGGCCAtgcacatactctcagcctaacctatcttacagggttgttgtgaggaaatggATGGGGGGAATGATGTTCTACGCCACTTTGAGTGCCAACAGGGGAGAGAAGcgggatagaaataaataaatggatagggctgagagagcaccgGGGGCCATGATGGCCAGAAGGGGTCAGGAGGCCCAGAAGACTGAGTCAGCATGTTGTTTAGATAAGAGATGGCTGCAGAGGAcagatcttttgtgtgtgtgcagagatTCGAAAGCAATTTAAAGAGGGATCCTCATGCTGATTTTGTTTCTGGCAAACAGACTTTGGAGGATTTTGCATTTTTTCAAAACAATCATGTACGTCATGCGAGCGAAGAGTATCTCTGATCACTTCCTGAAGATCCATTGTATGTCtccacctccattttgtcctcacaatgtTGTTGCTTTTCTAGCAGTGACCAAGGAACCTGTTCTACCTTTGCTCCTAGAAAGCCATTTTTTGGGGAGAGAAGAGCCCCAGCCTGTTCCGATCCTAAGAAACGTTCATGATCAACTATTTAATTTTGTAAAGGGATTCCCCTCATGGAGCATATCAAAAGGAAAGCTCTCCCCTTAACCTCACCCCAGATGTGCTCCATGCAGGGAATTTTTCATGTGGGGGTGCATTAAAATGCGACTCCATCCCTGCGACCTCCAGTAGCAGGATCCCAGAAGGACAAAcggagcagtcctaagcagagttacacccttctaagcccactgatttcaatggatttagaaagatgtaacttgCATAGGATGGCTTTGTAAAATCAGGCAATTTTGCTGAACCATCAAGATCAGCCCTCAAGCCAAGTTCCGTCAGTGACTTTTTAACCAACATGACCAGGAgtctgtttgaacacatgaacacacatgaagctatcttctactgaatcagacccttgctccatcaaggtccgtattgtctactcaggctggcagggtctcaggcagaggtctttcacatcacctacttgcctagtccctttaactggagatgctggggattgaacctgggaccttctgcatgccaagcagatgctctaccactaagccacagcccctccccacccatgaTCCATCAAGGtacgtattgtctactcagactggcagcagctttcctgggtctcaggcagaggtctttcacatcacctgctgcctggacctttttaactggagatgctgccgggaaATGAACCTGGTATCTTCTGAATGCCAAGGGGATgctgtatcactgagccacagcccctcctgataAAAGTTAGGACAAGCGCATACAtagacacacacatgaagctgccataggTCCTGCCTGTGAAATGCGCTCTCCACCAGCTGCAGTGGAACACACGGCTACAGAACAGTAACAGAACAGGAGCCCCAGCTAGGAGGActggcggggagaggggtttccaCAGGTGGGGACATCATGTGTGCCTGACCCACCACTCCAGTGTGGATCAGGATGAGGGCAGGGAAACCACGTCTCTGGTGGTCTGCTGAACTGCCTGTGTATCCCACAAGGAACAGACCGGTgtgaagttgccttgtactgaatcagacctttggtccatcaaggtcagtcttgtctacttagactggcagcagctcttcaggatctcaggcagaggtccttcacatatTCTActccctggttcttttaactggagatgaacacatgagcagttcctcaatggaacaggcttcctcgggaggtggtgagctctccttccctggaggtttttaagaagaggctagatggccttctgtcagcaatgctgattctatgacctcaggcagatcatgagagggagggcaccttggccaccttctgggcatgaagtatgggtcactgggggtgtgggggggaggtagttcagaatttcctgcattgtgcagggggttggactagatgaccgtggtggtcccttccaactctgattctatgattctaacacacatgaagctgccttatactgaatcagaccctgggttcatcaaagtcagtattgtctactcaaaccggcaacggctctccagggtctcatgcagaggtctttcatatcacctacttgcctagtccctttaactggagatgccaggaattgaaccttctgtgtgcgaagcagatgctctaccactaagccacagcctctccccaaatcacatgaacacatggagctgccttctactgaatcagaccctcggtccatcaaggtcagtcttgtctactcagaccagcaccggctctccagggtctccctgcctagtccttttaactggaattgctggggattgaacctgggaccttctgtgtgcgaaacagatgttctgccactgagctgtggcccctgaACCCCACAGATAAATATTTGGTTCTCCAACTAGTCCTTCAGTTGCTAACCTCGAGAGGGACTTACCCAGCTTATAGATGAGGACGAAGCCGGCAGTCCACGGGGTCCCCGGCACCCGAAGCAGCTCTTGCAAGATCCGCCAGGGGTGGAGGGTCGGGCTCCTCGCCTGGCTCTCCTGCAGGGGGCACTGCAGCCTCAGGTCTGAGCGCCAGGTGTACAGAATGGCCAGCAGGTAGACGGCAGCCAAGGACCAGAAGAGCGGCCCCCAGCCCAAGAGGTGGAGGAAAGTGAGGAGGCCCCCTCCGGCCATCATCGAGCCCAGCTTGTAGGCCACGACCTGGACGGTGTTGCCATAGCCGACCTCGTCCTTCCCCAGGAGCCAGACGGCCACCCCGTCCACTGCGACATCTTGGAGGGAGGCGAAGAAGTTCATGAAGAGGAGGGCGGAGGCCACGGGGAGGAACTGTGTCTCTGGGGTCATGGTTGAGCAGGCCAGGCAGGCCAGCACCAAGCCCCACAAGCTCAGCACCAGCCAGGCCTTCTTGGTGAAGTATTGATCCACCAGGGGTGCCCACAAGACCTTGAGGGTCCAGGGCACAAAGAGCATCTTGGTCAGACTGATCTTGGTCAAGGAAAGGCCCACCGTTCGGAAATAAATCGGCAGCAGCCCGGACTGGAGCCCGTAGGGGATTCCCTGGACGAAGTACAGCACCCCAAGCAGAACATATTTGGGGTT
Coding sequences:
- the MFSD3 gene encoding major facilitator superfamily domain-containing protein 3, translated to MNPKYVLLGVLYFVQGIPYGLQSGLLPIYFRTVGLSLTKISLTKMLFVPWTLKVLWAPLVDQYFTKKAWLVLSLWGLVLACLACSTMTPETQFLPVASALLFMNFFASLQDVAVDGVAVWLLGKDEVGYGNTVQVVAYKLGSMMAGGGLLTFLHLLGWGPLFWSLAAVYLLAILYTWRSDLRLQCPLQESQARSPTLHPWRILQELLRVPGTPWTAGFVLIYKLGEQGATSMFPLFLLDRDFSAQKLGFWNGVVALVFSIAGSSLGGHLISRQRRPLALLKVLLVLRICGLLFQTLLTALYKDKASVFEVAAILSICTQHFIAGVVTTLTFSIMMHCTQKADENIQATHYSFLATLEVLGKLLFSTLVGSLVDRLGFTASFCVFLCLSFSSVLYMLQTSPAGS